A portion of the Candidatus Hydrogenedentota bacterium genome contains these proteins:
- a CDS encoding MoxR family ATPase — translation MAVNVEALRRNVEQYTPAITRLREEIGKIIVGQHYMIDRLLTALLANGHVLIEGVPGLAKTTAVTTLAQAMDCSFRRIQFTPDLLPADLIGTLIYAPKTGEFETRKGPVFGNIILADEINRAPAKVQSALLEAMQERQVTIGDNTFSLDTPFMVLATQNPIEQEGTYPLPEAQVDRFMLKLKVNYPTRTEERQIMDRVDLLHPQKVEPVLTRELLLEAREVVNQIYVDDKAKNYIVDLVYATRDPESYGLNIKPLIEYGASPRATIYLQQAARALAFVQGEGNVFPNDVKQVAMDVLRHRIKISYEAEAENMTSEDIIRKILDNVPVP, via the coding sequence ATGGCAGTAAATGTTGAAGCCCTCAGACGCAATGTAGAGCAATATACGCCTGCAATAACGCGGCTGCGCGAAGAGATCGGAAAAATTATTGTTGGTCAGCATTATATGATCGACCGTTTGCTCACGGCGCTGCTCGCCAATGGTCATGTCTTGATCGAAGGGGTGCCGGGACTGGCAAAGACCACGGCAGTCACCACTTTGGCACAAGCCATGGACTGTAGTTTCAGGCGCATTCAATTCACGCCGGACTTGCTTCCTGCCGATTTGATCGGTACCCTCATTTATGCGCCAAAAACGGGTGAATTTGAAACCAGAAAAGGACCCGTATTTGGGAACATCATTTTGGCCGATGAGATTAACCGTGCCCCTGCGAAAGTGCAAAGTGCTTTATTGGAAGCCATGCAGGAACGGCAAGTAACTATCGGTGATAACACCTTCAGTCTAGACACGCCTTTTATGGTGCTGGCGACCCAAAACCCCATCGAACAAGAAGGCACCTATCCGCTTCCGGAAGCACAAGTCGACCGGTTTATGTTGAAACTCAAGGTCAATTATCCCACGCGCACAGAAGAGCGGCAGATCATGGATCGGGTGGATTTGCTGCATCCGCAAAAGGTGGAGCCCGTTTTGACGCGCGAGCTTTTACTCGAAGCCCGGGAAGTGGTGAACCAAATCTATGTGGATGATAAGGCAAAGAATTACATCGTTGATCTTGTTTACGCCACACGTGACCCGGAAAGCTACGGGCTGAATATCAAACCTCTCATTGAATACGGGGCATCTCCCCGCGCCACCATCTACTTGCAGCAAGCCGCGCGGGCCCTCGCCTTTGTGCAGGGCGAAGGCAATGTATTTCCCAATGACGTAAAACAGGTTGCCATGGATGTGCTTCGTCACCGCATCAAAATTTCTTATGAAGCGGAAGCCGAAAATATGACCAGTGAAGACATCATCCGAAAAATCTTGGACAATGTACCGGTTCCTTGA
- a CDS encoding DUF58 domain-containing protein gives MIPQEIMQKIRRIHIRTRRVVNEILAGQYQSVFKGQGMEFREVRAYVPGDDIRSIDWNVTARTGEPHVKVMAEERELTVMLVVDMSGSGRFGSVARFKNELAAELCAVLAASAIKNNDKVGLIIFTDEVELYVPPKKGSRHVLRVIREVLYFQPRGTGTDISNALRYLGRVIRRKSVVFLVSDFFATDYETALRTTKRHHDVIAVTVTDPRELSLPDVGRVAMRDAESGKETMINTGDPRVRRAYERAAEERQQARDALLSRNRIDTLHTRTDQSYVDEIYRFFKMRERRKSGRAAV, from the coding sequence ATGATCCCTCAGGAGATCATGCAAAAAATAAGGCGCATTCATATTCGCACGCGCCGTGTGGTAAACGAAATTCTCGCAGGCCAATACCAAAGTGTATTTAAAGGGCAAGGCATGGAGTTTCGTGAAGTGCGCGCCTATGTGCCGGGTGATGATATCCGTAGTATTGACTGGAATGTAACCGCCCGTACGGGCGAGCCCCATGTAAAAGTGATGGCAGAAGAGCGCGAATTAACGGTGATGCTCGTTGTGGATATGAGCGGTTCCGGCCGCTTCGGCAGTGTTGCCCGATTTAAGAATGAACTGGCTGCGGAACTCTGTGCTGTATTGGCAGCTTCCGCTATAAAAAATAATGATAAGGTCGGATTAATTATTTTTACTGATGAGGTGGAATTATATGTGCCGCCGAAGAAGGGCAGCCGCCATGTACTTCGTGTTATTCGTGAAGTGCTGTATTTCCAGCCTCGCGGCACCGGTACAGACATAAGCAACGCGCTACGCTATCTGGGCCGCGTGATTCGCCGTAAATCAGTAGTCTTTCTCGTTTCTGATTTCTTCGCAACAGACTATGAAACAGCGCTCCGCACGACCAAACGGCATCATGATGTTATCGCTGTCACAGTAACGGACCCACGAGAGCTTAGCCTGCCCGATGTGGGGAGAGTGGCAATGCGCGACGCGGAAAGCGGCAAGGAAACCATGATCAACACAGGCGATCCCCGCGTGCGTCGTGCCTATGAGCGTGCGGCGGAAGAACGTCAGCAAGCACGGGATGCCTTGCTGAGCAGGAACCGCATTGACACACTTCATACACGCACCGACCAATCCTATGTGGATGAGATTTATCGCTTTTTTAAAATGCGTGAGCGGCGCAAATCAGGACGCGCTGCCGTATGA
- a CDS encoding VWA domain-containing protein, producing the protein MKLLQTIFVFDGMSHPEFFWLALVVVALLIVELMRRPAGTITISTADMAASLRRGTPDFIRHIPALLRAAGLLLLLAALAGPLHGYYVCKDRAGVIDIMLCLDTSGSMQQPDFFIGGKQYDRLYVAREAARKFVNSRRESDKSRYGVDRIGLILFSGLAWTKCPLTLDYDILEREIENASITPKHKDGTAIGSALGLAIRRLSRSEAKSKVVILLTDGINNRGELDPVTAARLANEYGIRVYTIGAGSTEEIVIRNGLFPMRTEAIDEKVLKQMADITGGKYYLASDTESLMKAYDEISAMETTEIDVNDYYEAREEFMPFLAVGACLLLASILSRRLWFEMVP; encoded by the coding sequence ATGAAACTCTTACAAACTATATTTGTTTTTGACGGCATGTCCCATCCTGAATTTTTCTGGCTTGCCCTTGTCGTCGTCGCCTTGCTTATAGTGGAGTTGATGCGCCGGCCCGCCGGCACGATAACCATTTCTACGGCGGATATGGCAGCGTCGCTGCGCAGAGGTACACCGGATTTTATACGGCATATCCCCGCACTTTTGCGTGCTGCAGGACTCTTACTGCTCCTTGCAGCCTTAGCGGGCCCTTTACACGGTTATTACGTTTGCAAAGATCGGGCCGGGGTCATTGATATTATGCTTTGCCTGGATACTTCGGGCAGCATGCAGCAGCCTGACTTTTTCATAGGAGGAAAGCAATACGATCGGCTTTATGTAGCCCGTGAAGCAGCGCGAAAATTCGTAAACAGCAGACGGGAAAGCGACAAATCTCGTTATGGCGTGGATCGTATTGGATTGATACTGTTTTCCGGATTGGCATGGACCAAATGCCCGTTGACTTTGGACTACGACATTCTCGAACGAGAAATAGAAAATGCTTCCATTACGCCCAAACACAAAGACGGCACCGCAATCGGTTCCGCCCTTGGTCTGGCTATCCGACGCTTAAGCCGCTCCGAGGCAAAATCCAAAGTGGTGATCTTGTTGACCGACGGCATTAATAACAGAGGGGAGCTTGACCCGGTCACGGCTGCGCGTTTAGCCAATGAATACGGCATTCGGGTTTACACCATCGGCGCCGGCTCCACAGAAGAGATTGTCATACGGAACGGATTATTTCCCATGCGCACGGAAGCCATTGACGAAAAAGTACTCAAACAAATGGCGGATATTACCGGCGGCAAATATTATTTGGCTTCCGATACGGAATCGCTGATGAAAGCTTATGATGAAATCAGCGCTATGGAGACCACAGAAATCGACGTAAATGATTATTACGAAGCACGCGAAGAATTCATGCCCTTTTTAGCTGTAGGCGCTTGTTTACTTCTGGCTTCCATACTATCAAGACGGTTGTGGTTTGAGATGGTGCCATGA
- a CDS encoding VWA domain-containing protein → MEFYFPIHQMPLWATAGVAALVVVFFVLRFFDKRHEKQVHRFVDADLADRLILPYSLRSRRPLFWLSFFGILFLLLALAQPHWGKKWAPVTRTSRDILILLDVSGSMDADDMLPSRLIRARQKIQSLLETCPADRFGLILFSGEAAYLCPLTLDQGYFRSILDAVDTDTLSVEGSNLTAALVEARDAFEADAKRFGDSANNTRLILLISDGEETAEDAVAEAHKIAAHAVIYTLGIGDPAGSVVEYPQWMRQHVSVPDQQLTHISKLDEDTLTQIALAAKGAYVRITPDNGDIDFLRGEFDAVRARHTSDTLKFRMINRYRWPLAAAWLCFAAEGLWLSILPILRQRRLRRMERASHG, encoded by the coding sequence ATGGAGTTTTATTTTCCCATACATCAAATGCCTTTATGGGCGACAGCGGGCGTTGCCGCACTGGTCGTGGTGTTTTTTGTGCTTCGCTTTTTCGACAAGCGCCATGAAAAACAAGTGCATCGTTTTGTTGATGCTGATCTCGCCGACCGTTTGATTCTGCCGTATTCGCTGCGCAGCCGCCGCCCTTTATTTTGGCTTTCCTTCTTCGGAATCCTGTTCCTATTGCTTGCTTTGGCACAGCCCCACTGGGGTAAGAAGTGGGCGCCTGTTACCCGAACGAGCAGAGACATCTTAATCCTGCTGGACGTGTCGGGAAGTATGGACGCCGACGATATGCTGCCGTCACGGCTGATCCGCGCTCGTCAAAAGATTCAATCCTTGCTCGAGACATGTCCGGCTGACCGCTTCGGCTTAATTCTCTTTTCCGGCGAAGCCGCTTATCTATGTCCGCTCACGCTGGATCAAGGATATTTCCGTTCCATATTGGATGCAGTCGACACAGATACGCTCAGTGTAGAAGGTTCCAACTTGACGGCGGCACTTGTGGAGGCACGCGATGCTTTCGAAGCGGACGCCAAACGTTTCGGCGATAGCGCCAATAACACACGCCTTATCCTGCTCATCAGCGACGGCGAGGAGACGGCGGAAGACGCTGTTGCGGAGGCCCATAAAATTGCGGCTCATGCAGTGATTTACACCCTCGGCATCGGTGATCCTGCGGGCAGTGTTGTCGAATATCCCCAATGGATGCGCCAGCATGTTTCAGTTCCTGACCAACAACTGACCCACATATCTAAGCTCGATGAAGATACCTTAACGCAGATCGCATTGGCGGCAAAGGGTGCCTACGTGCGCATTACGCCGGATAATGGAGACATTGATTTTTTACGTGGAGAATTTGACGCTGTTCGGGCGCGGCATACTTCAGACACCCTTAAATTTCGGATGATCAATCGGTATCGCTGGCCTCTCGCCGCGGCATGGCTTTGCTTTGCCGCAGAAGGGCTATGGTTAAGCATCTTGCCGATATTGCGCCAACGACGCCTGCGACGCATGGAGAGGGCTTCCCATGGTTGA
- a CDS encoding protein BatD has translation MICKIRYIAPLLLIAAQVYAQGRVTTTVSTKRAAVNEMFYITIEAEGGNIQEPDMSPIQEIGLQLGTPSTGSQTRIQMINGQTTTMQSRSWRYPASSAQEGTFELPRIPVTIDGQQFFSQAATIEITHSLDLGNQSPQEQQSITVDDLAFVRMFTDKTELYPGEALLLTMQVLYQQLGNVAVEGNPPFPETEGFYPGAEWRNNTAEVVNGSRYQVTEFVRILYPTLSGNFQIEAWDWQGAVRWYDQRGRMKRVARIFHADAIPITVRSLPQPPEDFSGAVGNYKIQAQLADQELTQGIPVRLTLTLSGQGNPNVLSAPVLPKTAWAHFSEAETTLHSKENDPEVVKEFSYLITPLEVGEHELPSLNFVYFSPETKRYEQAETKAFTVSVHPAEGTGGLIAVGGTAENKRNQIEVFDDDILPIITDSSVLTQPLPRLSPRLPLRLYFGPLPLLFLFALLLALLRWRGRLAADHGYARRFFAGKRFEKTLSGVLTKSDAVDILERALRGYIADVFNINDAGLTSSEVELLLMERHVDEETTNMAVRFLRACERTKYAGRNSAADEVEALHAAARKTVERLQTQIREKRS, from the coding sequence GTGATCTGTAAAATTCGATACATAGCACCTCTCTTGCTCATAGCCGCACAGGTCTATGCACAAGGACGGGTGACGACCACCGTGTCCACCAAACGGGCTGCCGTCAATGAAATGTTCTACATTACCATAGAGGCGGAAGGCGGAAATATTCAAGAGCCTGACATGTCCCCGATCCAAGAGATCGGTCTTCAGCTGGGCACGCCGTCTACAGGCTCACAGACCCGCATTCAAATGATCAATGGGCAAACAACCACTATGCAATCGCGGTCTTGGCGTTATCCGGCATCCTCAGCACAGGAAGGGACCTTTGAATTACCGCGCATTCCCGTTACCATTGACGGCCAACAATTTTTTAGTCAAGCTGCCACCATAGAGATAACACACAGTTTGGATTTGGGCAATCAGTCTCCGCAAGAACAGCAATCCATCACAGTCGATGATCTTGCCTTCGTGCGTATGTTTACCGATAAAACAGAACTTTATCCCGGCGAAGCGCTGCTCTTAACCATGCAGGTACTCTATCAGCAACTGGGTAATGTGGCTGTTGAAGGGAATCCTCCTTTTCCGGAAACGGAAGGCTTTTATCCCGGCGCTGAGTGGCGAAACAACACGGCAGAAGTGGTCAATGGAAGTCGTTATCAAGTCACCGAATTTGTGCGCATTCTCTATCCTACTTTGTCGGGAAACTTCCAAATTGAAGCCTGGGACTGGCAAGGTGCCGTGCGTTGGTATGATCAACGAGGGCGTATGAAACGCGTGGCAAGAATTTTCCACGCAGATGCCATCCCCATCACAGTACGGTCGCTGCCGCAGCCGCCTGAAGATTTCAGCGGCGCTGTGGGCAACTATAAAATTCAGGCGCAATTGGCGGATCAAGAATTAACACAAGGGATACCGGTGCGCCTGACCCTTACCCTCAGTGGCCAGGGGAATCCAAATGTGTTAAGTGCGCCCGTCCTTCCAAAGACAGCATGGGCACATTTTTCTGAAGCGGAAACGACGCTGCACTCGAAAGAAAATGATCCTGAAGTTGTAAAAGAATTTAGTTATCTCATTACCCCTTTAGAAGTGGGTGAGCATGAATTGCCCTCCTTAAATTTTGTCTATTTTTCGCCGGAAACGAAACGTTATGAACAGGCAGAAACAAAGGCGTTTACGGTGTCTGTTCATCCCGCAGAAGGAACAGGCGGGCTCATTGCTGTTGGCGGCACGGCCGAAAATAAACGGAACCAAATCGAAGTTTTTGATGATGATATTTTGCCGATTATCACCGATTCTTCTGTCCTTACTCAGCCGCTGCCGCGTCTTTCACCTCGATTGCCCCTGCGCTTATATTTCGGGCCGCTGCCGCTGCTCTTCCTTTTTGCGCTTCTCTTAGCACTGCTTCGTTGGCGCGGACGACTTGCCGCTGATCACGGCTATGCACGCCGCTTTTTCGCCGGCAAACGCTTTGAAAAAACACTGTCCGGAGTCCTCACGAAATCTGACGCTGTCGATATATTAGAGCGTGCACTCAGAGGATATATTGCCGATGTATTTAACATCAACGATGCGGGACTCACCTCGTCCGAAGTGGAATTGTTGCTGATGGAACGGCATGTGGATGAAGAAACCACCAACATGGCTGTACGGTTTCTCCGTGCCTGTGAACGCACAAAATACGCAGGGCGAAATTCT